A section of the Spirosoma pollinicola genome encodes:
- a CDS encoding EamA family transporter: MWILFACLAALSAAVVVTLSKAGIKDVDSSLAFAIQSVLILIVSWSVVIFQGNLPDVTRIERKVWIYLIIAGVVTCMSSLLSFRALKLGNASQVSPITNTSLLFAVILATVFLKEKISWQVVVGALLMAAGAIVIAVSRE, from the coding sequence ATGTGGATTCTCTTTGCCTGTCTGGCCGCTTTATCTGCCGCCGTGGTCGTTACACTATCCAAAGCAGGCATTAAAGATGTGGACTCAAGTCTGGCCTTTGCCATACAATCTGTATTGATTTTGATTGTGTCGTGGAGCGTTGTTATTTTTCAGGGAAACCTGCCCGACGTGACGCGTATCGAACGAAAGGTCTGGATATATTTAATCATTGCGGGAGTAGTCACCTGTATGTCGTCACTGCTCTCATTTCGCGCTCTGAAGCTGGGCAATGCCTCTCAGGTGTCGCCCATCACCAATACGTCTTTACTGTTTGCGGTCATTCTGGCCACTGTTTTTCTAAAGGAAAAAATAAGCTGGCAAGTTGTTGTTGGGGCGCTACTCATGGCGGCCGGAGCAATAGTCATTGCGGTATCCAGGGAGTAA
- a CDS encoding helix-turn-helix domain-containing protein: MTVSVNEKLDLAHNFVLHTNQNIFLTGKAGTGKTTFLQQIKQLSAKRLVVVAPTGVAAINAGGVTIHSLFQLPFGPLTPGTTQREGKKFNKEKINLLRTLDLLVIDEISMVRSDVLDGIDEVLRRYRTSSAPFGGVQLLLIGDMQQLPPVIKDDDWALLKPYYETGYFFGSKALRQTSYVPIELTHIYRQTDERFISLLNSIREKTVTRAQLDNLNQRYIPDFSPGDDEGYITLATHNTAAQQINIQKLLALKGKPRTFTATVEGDFPAHTYPTDASLELKVGAQVMFIKNDISRDKLYYNGKIGRITDMDDSAIYVKSQQDGEDIVVYPVDWTNIKYTLDPATKEIKSEPIGTFRQMPLKLAWAITVHKSQGLTFEKAILDVSSAFAHGQVYVALSRCKTLDGLVLRSPIPAHSIKSELELEDFHQQVQLQTPNEQHLHQAKLTNQQHLLRELFSFERANSLLYRCRRVINEHASSLDAESSPILTQLTTSLREKASDVSGRFQQQLPSYFASDNLPEHNPALQDRVRKAGTYFKSLIGTELLPLLHSFPTDCDNKKVRDLLLETLDELEKELFSKQRSFESCQDGFNALSYLQARNRAELDFQPERKKHEPKAAEPTPSDGSARGGLYGALMKWRNDMAGEHNTSGFMVLPQKTIVELARVRPTNEAELLAVKGFGKTKVRQIGAEILRIVQENPSGRAASAGAPKTKVAKAPKEPKELSPAITLAFFQSGKTIAEIATERSLAVSTVESHLVRYVGTGELAVEALLPAQKLASIRAYIETYPSETLNQVRQSLGNDVSFSEIRFVQYALRAEAGGGGEE, translated from the coding sequence ATGACCGTTTCCGTAAACGAAAAGCTTGACCTTGCCCACAACTTTGTCCTGCATACCAACCAGAATATTTTCCTGACGGGAAAAGCCGGTACAGGTAAAACAACGTTTCTTCAGCAGATCAAACAACTGAGTGCCAAGCGTCTTGTTGTCGTAGCGCCAACAGGTGTAGCCGCTATAAACGCCGGGGGTGTCACAATTCACTCTCTGTTTCAGCTTCCGTTTGGCCCATTAACGCCGGGCACTACGCAACGCGAAGGCAAGAAATTCAACAAAGAGAAAATTAACTTACTTCGCACGCTCGACCTGCTGGTGATCGACGAAATCAGTATGGTTCGGAGCGATGTGCTGGATGGTATCGACGAAGTTCTCCGGCGGTATCGGACCAGTTCGGCACCCTTTGGCGGGGTTCAGTTGCTGTTAATTGGCGATATGCAGCAGTTGCCTCCGGTCATAAAAGACGATGATTGGGCCTTGCTCAAACCCTATTACGAAACGGGTTACTTTTTCGGTAGTAAAGCCCTGCGTCAGACGTCCTACGTGCCCATCGAGCTAACGCACATCTACCGGCAAACCGACGAGCGGTTTATCAGCCTGCTTAATAGCATTCGGGAGAAAACCGTTACCCGCGCCCAACTCGACAACCTGAATCAACGCTACATTCCCGACTTCTCGCCCGGCGATGACGAGGGCTATATTACCCTGGCGACCCACAACACGGCAGCACAACAGATCAATATCCAGAAATTGCTGGCGCTGAAAGGAAAGCCCCGAACCTTTACGGCGACCGTTGAGGGCGACTTCCCGGCGCATACATACCCCACCGATGCCAGCCTTGAGCTGAAAGTGGGCGCCCAGGTGATGTTTATCAAGAATGACATTTCCCGGGATAAGCTTTATTATAACGGTAAAATAGGGCGAATTACGGACATGGACGACTCAGCCATTTACGTAAAAAGTCAGCAGGATGGCGAAGACATTGTCGTGTATCCTGTCGACTGGACGAACATCAAATACACGCTGGACCCTGCAACAAAAGAGATCAAGAGTGAACCTATTGGCACGTTTCGGCAAATGCCTCTCAAACTTGCTTGGGCCATTACCGTGCATAAAAGTCAGGGTCTTACGTTCGAAAAAGCCATTCTCGACGTTTCCTCTGCCTTTGCTCATGGGCAGGTTTATGTGGCCCTGAGCCGCTGCAAAACCCTCGATGGGTTGGTGCTTCGGTCACCCATACCGGCCCACAGCATCAAGTCGGAGCTGGAACTGGAGGATTTTCACCAGCAGGTTCAACTGCAAACGCCCAACGAACAGCACCTCCATCAGGCGAAGCTAACGAATCAGCAACACCTCCTGCGCGAACTATTTTCGTTTGAGCGGGCCAACTCATTACTCTACCGCTGTCGGCGAGTAATAAACGAACACGCCAGTAGTTTAGATGCCGAAAGCTCCCCTATTCTGACGCAGCTTACTACTAGTTTGCGCGAGAAAGCCAGCGATGTGTCAGGTCGTTTCCAGCAGCAGTTGCCGAGCTATTTCGCCAGTGATAACCTGCCCGAGCACAACCCGGCGTTACAGGATCGGGTTCGAAAAGCGGGCACGTATTTCAAGTCACTCATCGGCACCGAATTACTGCCGCTCCTGCACAGTTTCCCGACCGACTGCGATAACAAGAAAGTGCGCGACCTGCTGCTGGAAACGCTGGACGAACTGGAAAAAGAGTTGTTCAGTAAGCAACGCAGTTTCGAGAGCTGTCAGGACGGCTTTAACGCACTGTCTTACCTGCAAGCCCGCAATCGGGCCGAGTTGGATTTCCAGCCCGAACGCAAAAAACACGAACCCAAAGCAGCCGAACCAACACCTTCGGATGGTTCGGCGCGTGGTGGCCTGTACGGCGCCCTGATGAAGTGGCGCAATGACATGGCCGGAGAGCACAACACCTCCGGCTTTATGGTATTGCCCCAGAAAACCATTGTCGAGCTGGCGCGTGTCCGTCCTACGAATGAGGCAGAGTTGTTGGCCGTAAAAGGCTTTGGCAAAACGAAAGTGCGGCAGATTGGTGCGGAGATTCTCCGCATCGTTCAGGAGAATCCGTCGGGCCGGGCGGCCAGTGCAGGGGCTCCAAAAACGAAAGTCGCCAAAGCTCCTAAAGAACCCAAAGAGTTGTCTCCCGCTATTACGCTGGCCTTTTTCCAGTCGGGTAAAACGATCGCCGAGATTGCCACCGAGCGGAGTCTGGCCGTTTCGACAGTCGAGAGTCATCTGGTGCGCTACGTGGGTACAGGTGAACTGGCCGTTGAAGCCTTATTGCCCGCTCAAAAGCTCGCCAGTATCCGGGCTTATATTGAAACCTACCCATCAGAAACCCTGAACCAAGTTCGCCAGAGTCTAGGCAATGACGTATCGTTCAGTGAAATCCGGTTTGTGCAGTATGCCCTTCGGGCGGAAGCTGGCGGTGGTGGGGAGGAGTAA
- a CDS encoding DUF433 domain-containing protein, translated as MSNYAEFIRLNPNIRFGKPCIIGTRIAVQDILGWLASGMSNVDILEDFPELSLEHILAALAFAADSERRTRLIAA; from the coding sequence ATGAGCAACTACGCCGAATTCATCCGTTTAAATCCAAACATCCGGTTTGGGAAACCCTGTATTATTGGCACACGCATCGCCGTTCAGGACATTCTGGGTTGGCTGGCTTCAGGGATGTCCAACGTTGACATTCTGGAAGACTTCCCTGAACTAAGCCTTGAGCATATTCTGGCGGCTCTGGCCTTTGCCGCCGATAGTGAACGTCGAACTCGTCTGATTGCAGCCTAA
- a CDS encoding DUF5615 family PIN-like protein has product MKLVLDANLSYRLVKKITSEFPDCVHITRTGLPIPAEDVAIWQWAKINSCIIVTNDDDYYNLANTYGFPPKVVLLRMGNQSSTGVMNTLLKHRDEIQQLDQSNEVGLLELF; this is encoded by the coding sequence ATGAAATTAGTACTGGACGCCAACTTATCATATCGATTAGTAAAAAAAATAACATCTGAATTCCCTGACTGCGTACACATCACCCGAACAGGCTTGCCCATTCCTGCTGAAGATGTTGCTATTTGGCAATGGGCAAAAATAAATAGCTGTATCATCGTTACGAATGATGATGATTATTACAATCTGGCAAATACGTATGGATTCCCGCCTAAAGTCGTCCTGTTAAGGATGGGAAATCAATCATCGACAGGTGTTATGAATACATTACTAAAGCATCGTGATGAGATTCAACAGTTGGACCAATCCAACGAGGTTGGGCTTTTAGAATTATTTTGA
- a CDS encoding DUF2490 domain-containing protein has protein sequence MTRIQFSLITFRYFLFLLLFSTTGFSQQNRVIDRNAIGWFTYNGDHKLNKRWELHTEYQWRRVELIQSWQQSLARLGLAFTLTDQVKLGGGYTFFTTYPYGDYPVADAGVPTIENRTQQDIQFSATAGIVKLSHRFRLEQRWLGSGADSNPRHIEGWEYQNRARYQIAGTIPLQGATIDDGEWYVNFFDELFIGFGRNVEQNVFNQNRISGGLGYQFRESFSIELNYLNQISQHPELEPITRKPVFEINNGFRLNVKYDLDFSK, from the coding sequence TTGACACGTATTCAATTCAGCCTGATTACTTTCCGTTACTTTCTATTCTTACTTCTATTCTCTACAACGGGTTTTAGTCAGCAAAATCGGGTCATCGACCGTAACGCAATCGGCTGGTTTACGTACAATGGCGACCATAAGCTGAATAAACGATGGGAACTCCATACCGAATATCAGTGGCGCCGGGTGGAACTGATTCAGTCCTGGCAACAGTCGTTAGCCCGGCTCGGACTGGCCTTTACATTAACTGATCAGGTTAAGCTGGGGGGCGGCTACACCTTTTTTACGACCTATCCGTATGGCGACTACCCCGTTGCCGATGCGGGCGTTCCCACCATTGAAAACCGCACCCAGCAGGACATTCAATTTAGCGCTACCGCTGGAATCGTAAAACTAAGCCACCGCTTTCGACTTGAGCAACGTTGGCTTGGGAGCGGTGCAGACTCGAATCCGCGCCATATTGAGGGTTGGGAATACCAAAATCGTGCCCGCTACCAGATTGCTGGCACCATTCCACTTCAAGGAGCGACCATCGACGATGGCGAATGGTATGTCAATTTCTTTGATGAACTGTTTATTGGTTTTGGTCGGAATGTTGAACAGAACGTTTTCAATCAAAACCGAATTTCGGGTGGCTTGGGGTATCAGTTTCGGGAATCGTTTAGTATTGAGTTAAACTACCTCAATCAGATTTCGCAACACCCCGAACTGGAGCCGATTACCCGTAAGCCGGTCTTTGAGATCAATAATGGGTTTCGACTGAACGTAAAGTATGACCTGGATTTCAGCAAATAA